A region of the Larus michahellis chromosome 4, bLarMic1.1, whole genome shotgun sequence genome:
ATTCCTTCCCTGCAGGTTGTTGCTCTTGAAGCAGAGATGACAGAAATGAACTTGGAGCTGCACTTCAGTTGGGACTGATTCGCTGAAGCTGCTGGTGCAGATGGGTTTGCAATAGGCTGCCAAACTCTGGCCTGGAGCAGCTGCTACTTTGAATTAAAAACACTCTTTAATGACTTTAAGATGTCAAGGCCCAAAAGATCTTGCCGTTTATTAATAATCTGTATCAAGAATGACTATTTAAGTTGGAAATACAAATATCACAGCATCAACATCATTATTCCACTCCATTCAAAATGCTAATGAATAGTGCATTAGCTTAAatatagtaattatttttcttctctgagcctAACTACAGTAACATACCTCTATCTAGTTAATATCTTCTCCATAGCTTGGTTTGGATGGTTAATTGCTTATTGGGAAAGCTACAAGATATTAGGTAGTACTGTGAAATGCGGCCTCGCAATACATGACAGAAAAGAAGTGTCAGGAAGAGAACGGCAGAGATCTGCCCACCTGGACCCAGACCTAGCACCGCGCACCCTGTGGGTTACACACAGAACCACAACTGCAAACAGAAAACCATCTAGACGTGtttttccaaacaaaaccagccccgaCTGCACGCAGCGTTGagagcaaagcaagcaaacataACATATCTACATATCACATAACATATCTGCACTGAAACTTCAGATGTTAAGAAAGGAAGTAAGGTGGAGGATGAAATTCCCACAAATTTGACCAGAAAAGGCTGGTTCAATCTGTAATGCAACATGGGTAAGTCTGAGATGCTGGAAGTTTTCATTGTCAGTATAGCTGCTTTTTAACTCCTAGGGTCGCCTGGGCATCTTCACCAAAGCAAGCAGTATGGCAAGAGTCAAAAAGAACATCAAACGATCACCTTACTTAATTTGCCATCATTAGGAAGGGGAAGGTGGTGACGTGtagttattttttttgcttttctttccttccctttctaaGTTCATGATGTAATGAGTATGTTTAAGTAGTAACATAACCCCTGACTCTTAGCCTTGAAGTACACAAGCACTGAAACAAGATGCAGAGGACTCTGCAGTGCTTACGTTTTAATTCAGACTAAGTggtattgaaaataattttgcgCTGGAGAAAAAGAGAGCATTTTAGAGCATGGcactattttttttcagaaactgttcCTTTGTTGACCTTACATGAAGCTGAAGCAATGCTTTCCTTGAGCCCCTCTGTACAGAGTACATGATAACGATGAGAACTTTTTATTTAATACTGTACGAAATGTCTGACCCTTGAGGCATAATAACGTGCTTAAAATATACTTAACAGTACCCTCTGGCTAAAAAAAGTTTCCAACtcatacttaaaaaaatatccatttagATGCTTACTTTGACTATGTGCCCAGCATCAATGGCAAAAGCGCTTCTGTTTAGAAAGGATGGTTCAGCCAAAATTCAACTTGTTTTTCAGGAATaggaaaccaaagaaaaaaaaaatgtaataaaagccATACCGAATAAATCATCATTCTCCTTTACACCGTAAGTGAATGTTCAAGTGTGCGCAAATCTTACCGTTCGAGCTAGTACTTGATAGCACTTTCACAATGAAAAGTTGCCAGTGCTGCTGCCTAACCCTCATCACTGTCTGATGTTGTGGATGCAGGAAGACCACAGTGACGGTGACAAAGGCACAGCAGGAACAGGCTTTGCTACTATCTCCAGCAACCCTTCAAACAACTCCACACCACACTAGTCACCCACAAGTTTTGACCGTGGTCTGCCTGCTTTTCATTTCCACTCTAATGattaaatattaacataatttCACGGAGGCAATGGAATCACACCAAATTATAAGAGAAGAGACAATCAGGGAAAGCATCTATTTTATAATTATCTGCATCCATGAAACAGACAACTGAAGTGCTTTggggaaaagcagaggagaaactgGTCTTTACTTTCCTCTGCCAGACCGAAATAAGAAATATAAGATTTACGAAGGGCTGGATTAACAAAACAGAGCTGAGAACAGGGCTACCATCTCTTCCACCTGATGTTAACAGCTATTACTAGAACTCAGTGGCTGAGCCAGTGTTTCTACAGCAGTTCTTCAAGAGCACAAAAAGGGCAATCTCTCCCCCCAgccatttttatgaaaaatatgctgaaaacTCCCAACAGGCAAACCCCATTTTTTAGTAAACAGAATCGTAACCCTTAAGACAgattttctgcatctgttttttaAGCTCACGAGTACAAATTTGCAGGTACAACCTTTAGATGACGGAACACAATCACCTTGCTACATGTGGCTGCACACAGCCACCAAGGGGCAGGTTTTTGATCCAGGCCTAACAAATGTACGCACTAAACCGCAAATCAACCCAGGGccaatgaaaaacaaatacacaggGTGTGGGTACCTTCTGGATAACTGTTTAGAGAAATGGCCCCTCTCTCATCTGTCTTGACAAACACACTTTGCATGTACAACTGCAGGAACGAGGCAGAGCAAGTCAGCTGTGAGATGTATGCCTCATTTGTTTGAAAAGCTGGCTTTGCACTTCGTTGTTTAGCCTGCAGTAATCAGAGGATATACTAATATCCTTGAAAAGTTAGGTTGGCTTCTCACAAAACAATGAGAACacgcttatttttttccccctcttcataCTCATTTCTGACTATTGATTTCTACTTGCCCTTTGTTTCTCTGATTCTTGGCCAGCTCAACTCGCAAAGTATTACCCCCGAGGCTCAAGCCTTTCAAAGAGGATACAGCACTCTCTGCGGTTGCTTTATCCTTGTAATCGAGAAAAGCCCTGTACTGTGCTCCTTGCCAATTCAGTCGTAAAGGAGTTGCACGGAATTCCCTCAAAGCACATTTCAGCTCACTCACTCTTACGCTGGGAGGTATGTTCCCCACATACACAGTAGTAATCATGCCAGATCCCCCTAATCTGGGACTTAAAGAATCACTTTCAACATAATGTTGTCCTACTTGAGCTGAGCCCATTGCAGCCTGCGGTCTTGTATTTTCAGCCATTGCCTTTTCATTCAACGCTGCTGGTGTGTTGGTATTTGCCAGGTCTGAATGTTCATCTTGGAGGGTAACATCCTTGCCGGTCTGCTTCTCTCTGTATCGAAGGCTCTTTAGGATGGGGATTTTTTCCAGCATCTCATAGCTGACCTAAAAAGGAGGAAGACAGATACAATTATGAGATTTCTCCCCTTCCAGAAAAAGGAGAAGACCATCAGGACCCATTTGTGCCATAAAAAGAGAGGAACCTTATTATATTGCTACCATTCAGAGTGCCAGAGCATTCAAAATATTACTAATTGCTGGCCTGACTCTGAAGCTGCTCCCTAAATACACACTGTAGGACAAAAATAAACATTAGTTACTCTTTAAGCAAGCAGCACAATGTAGATCCAGCaggaaaatcaaaaccaaactcaGAACTATTCAATTTTGACAATTATTTATCAGGGTGCTTTCAGATTCACATTCTTATTGTTATCCCTTAATATTTGCTTTGACCGAGGGCCTGTGCTCCTGCTCTGGCAGAATCTTACACACCGACAATTCACCAGACCATCAGGCACTTTCATTCTGCAGACCTCCTCGTGCTCTTTTCCCCCAGCACAGGATATCCCGTAGGCTGGGTCATACAATGGGGAGGGACGATGGTGTTAAGTTTGCAGCTGGGGAGCGTGCCTTGTAGCGGGGCTCCTATGAGTGTGGGCCCAGCTGGAGGCACGTTCTCTGGTTGTGGCACATCACCACAGCCTCCCTCTTGTCATCTGACCTCCCACACCGCCCGCAGCTACTCATCAGATCCCACACCAGTCTGCTGGGTTGGATCACAGAACGGAAGAACGCCCGGACACTATACTTCAAAACTGTGAACCCTCTACCCCTCCCATCCATCCCCAGTTCACAAGCAGCTTTTCTGGAAGGGCTCTTCCTCTCAACAGCTGAACCCTATCCATCTCAGGCATGAGATGCCCCAGGCTGCACTCAGTGACTGGCAGGAAACACAGTGGTTCCCTAGCTAATGTGGTCTAGTTCTTGGCTTGCAGACTGCAGTTGGAAGGAGGAATAATTCGTACTTGGCTGCTGGACAAGCAGAACATCCATCAACACAAGATCCAATTCTTAAATTTAGGGAGCCTAGGGAAGCAATGCCTGAGCTAGCAGAGACCCAAGCTAGTAGCCCACACAGTGTAAGCAAGCCACTCTAGCAGGGTACTGCACCCGAGCTTACGAGCTACTACTTCTCAGCAGGCTGTGCTGGACTAGCACTAGCATATCCTGGCTAGAATACGTCTGCGGATCTCCCGGCTCAGATCTCTCTCATCTCAGAGCTCCTGAATTCCTGGTTCTACAGTTACAGTCAGAGTGAGTCCGGATCTGGCCGCACCACACAAAGTCTAAAATTTACAGGTCTCTAGGGAGAGCTGCCCGGCTCTGTAGTGACTCAAGTAAAATCAAAGACAGGGTGAGGGCGATGTTAGGTTTAGGTAACAGGAAAGCCAGTCAACAGAAGTCTCTCAAACATTCCCAGGGCTCCTCTTCTGAGGAGCAAACAAGGACATTTTATTTCAGGCTGAacctaaataaaaatatgatttacaAAAAGCCTGTCCTAGCTCTATCTTGTCAATAGAATATCAAACAGCAGAACAGGACTAACCAGTATGGGCAGAGGCCACCTCTATTCTGCCACACTCCAGACCCAGAATCAAGGTGTTTGGGATCAGGCCCTTTAAACAAGCAAACTTCATGACTGAGAACAATTTCTGAACAAATCTGGCCTGATTTGGCAGCCGGTACAGAGAGGGAAGGACTTCCTCTGGGGCTCTGGGAGCCTCCGCACTCTGAAAGGTACATGCCATATTCAGATTTTGAAGAGTTATTGCTCTGTGGATTCTTGGagtgatttgtttttctcagcCAAGAATTCAGACTGCTGTGTTTGACAGCAAACTCCCCTTCCCTGGGCGATACAACATCAAATCAATGGCTGAAGCCATCTTACTTTGTTTTTACTGGCCAACAATTAGGAACATTTGTTGTCCTCTGTCAAATTTCTGTGTGAAATGTAAGCTCTATGCTAAttaaaccaaacaggaaaaacatttttctattctCATGCAACTAATCACTCCTGGGCCCAAAGCACAACCTCAACCTCTTACCAAGTGTACGTACAGTTCCTTTCACCCTGAAATTAAACTCCGTTCCCAAGGCACGGACTGGGTATTTTGTGAGAAAGATCAACGCTGACAAGGACAAGCTCTCACCACTTTGTATATTAAGGGAATTAAAGAGATGGACACTGAGAGGATCATCTCAGGAACTCCCAGCCTTTCAAGGACAAACCAAGAAGAGGATTTAGATAATCCAGGAAACAGCACACTCTCTGAGACACTTCAACTGGCCAGGCTTCAACATGGCCTCTCCTCTCCCTAGAGTGATCCGTAGTTTTTGGCATCTGACTGCAGCTCTTCTAACTACTGTTTCAGGCTCCCTGCAAACTCAGGAAGATGTTGTTACAACTGCATACGTGTCTTCATAAGAGCTATGAACTGTTATTTTCTATAAAAGACGAAGCTCTGATCAAACACCACCATGAAGTGAATCTATTATTACCTTAAATTCAGCCCTATGCGTATATAACATTCAGTAGCCTTTACAGTACCAAAGCAACAAAGGCAGTTGATTTGgcacttagatttttttttttttgtaatacaaaACATTCTGTAAAAAACCTACATTAGACAAGTTCTGACACCGTCAACTGTCAACTAACATCCTTCTGCCACAAAAGTGAGACAGAGGATTTACCTTAAGGGCTGTTTTCCCTGGGGTCTAGGAGAATCTTTCAGCTGTGTCAAAGCTTTCAAATCCTTCCctatttttccccacttttctgcCAAAGAAAGTCAGAAACTCGGTTTGGGATTTCTGAGTTTCAATGCATCAAACCAATTCACTACcttttttggggtgcagggagtGAGAGCCAAAAGGGCAAAGAGGGCAGTGGgtggcagaggagaggaaaaagcttgCTCTGCTCTGttgcaaaacagcaaacaaaagaaCTCTGTGGTAGTACAATGTGTTGCTAATTACGATCATGCAAAAAGTTTCTTTTGTCTTGTGAGCTGTGGAGGATTGCAATGATTTATTTCCATGTGGAGAGAGGCCAAAGATATTCCTCCTCGCTTTCAAACAAGCTGCACGTTTCTTGGTCCTGTGCCGGCTGGTCACTCCTCCCAGCCTTGCCTACTGCTTTAGGCTAAGCCAGGATGCACAGGGCTTGGGTTCTACCCCAAGTCTGGTTCATCCAGTTATGTGGACCTGGGCAAACCCAGTGGAGGAAGCTTCTTCCCTTGCTTCCCCCATGCCTATAAAGTCAAGGCCAAACCATTTATTGATGTTTGTAAACTTTGTATTGAGTGTTGGGATTTAGCTAAATGATTGGCTTTGGCAGTGAAGCCAGCTGAAGAAGTTTCTTATTATCCCTCGACCACCAACTCCCAGGCCAGTTCCATACTTCAGCCCTCTGGGGTTGGCCAAGAGAAGTGCTTGTGGGTCTGCGCTGTAAACTCAGTAACTGAAGTGATTCAGGTTAAAAATAACTCCACCAAAGGCAATTAATCATTTAACAATCCTGCCTACTCCCTGCCATAGCTGGGAGAGCCTTGGGGAAAGAGGACAGCAGGGTAGATGAATTCTTCTGGCACACAATTACCGGGCTATGGGAaaggagctgagaagggaaaTGTGGCCCCTTTCTGACAGAAACCTGAAGAAAACAGCCTTGGATGCTGACAGCCAATACAAATCTCCCAGCACTTAACCCCGAGCATCCACTCTTACAACACCTGGTTTGGTCCCAAAACAACGTACTGGCAGACGGACTTCTGCAACCTCTCTGCTGGAACATCGGGGCTCTCTTCAACCTCTGTTATTCCAGAACAGTGAACGTAGCCACTTTCAATATTTTGCTGGGGAAAATGAAAGATGTGTTTGTCCTCTGACAGAATGAGTAATGCTGACCCCTGATACAGCGCAGGCCAAGCCAAACACCGCTTTGATTTCCCTGGCAGCAGAGGCGGTGCAGTTGTGATGTACGGCAGATGAGGGAAGGACAGCTATAGATTGGAGAGCATGCTAGGTCTGCTATTTAATTCTGCTTCACACAGCTACCCATCTGCACACACCAACCGATACAAGAACATGTGGCTCGAGACAGAAACAGATGCTGCTGTTGCCATGCCCTGCCATGGAAGGCTAAGAACAAGACCAAACGATCTTCTTGTAGAGCAGATCCACCAGCCCTTCCAAGTACTGAGGCTGGTGGGCAGAAGGTGTTTGAATATTCATCTTTGCCCACCCTGAGGGGTCTCTGACCCTTGCTGACTCCTTATAAAGGCCTTCAGGACAGAGCCCACTTCTCGTGTTGTGTCCTTCATCAGTTGCTTATGTCAAGGAGCACTGAACTCACAGGGGTTTAAAGCACAGACAAAGCCAAGGCAGCTAGGACGGGCCAGCACAGTTGAACATTTTATCGTTCATTTGCACAAAATGTCCAAATATGTGCACGCAACCCGAGGGCATATTTCTGGGAGCTGGCAGCCCGTGAAGTCTGCTAGTGTCCCTCAGGAGAAACTTATGCAACCCACATTTGGAATCTATCAGCAAAAACTGATTCCATGGACTGTGCAGCAAGGGTCAGATTTGCAAAGGTGTTGAGATGTTTAACCACGCATGGAAGCATGCCCTGCTCACGCTATCCctccaaacaacaaaataaaacaaaccttgGCTAAACTGACGGCAGTTTTCTTCTGATAGCAACACTGTGTCCCTGCTGAAGGTTTTGCCAGCTACAATGTGTGAATTTTTTGAGCTCTAAACCAACATcattttactttccaaatttTCTATCGCAGATGCAAATCAAAAGCTGTTTGTTGTCAGATAGTTTCCATCTCTGCCACTGCGTACTAAACTCTTTCGATATTAGACCCAGGGATTTCCCCCCGTTCATTTCATTTTGGGAAAAACCTTTTCCTACTTCTATAAAATTCTCAGCAAAAGAATgattaaagaaacagaaggaaatgctTGCTAGAATCTAGTGATTTTTCCTCCAACTATTCTCATTTCCCTCTTCATGACCCCAGATATTTTAATTGGTCTGTATAGTGTCAATTTAAAATAAGCACAGCACAAATAACTTCATAATTGTAACAAATATAATAGACAGCGTCACAGATAAAGATCACAGCTACCCATACAAAATACTAAATGAGAAAGTAAGTCGTTTCGTTAATTTAGAGTTCCCAGAAACAATGGGTTAGATTTTCAAGGCAAATGAAGCCAAATAATTCTCCACTGGCATCCAAATAAAGTTTGCCAGAGTGCTCAGCTCTTAGCAGCTCTTGCTGTCCTCCAAAAGGACATACTGATTTCTCAAAACCCTGAACTCAGATGCAGAAAACCTACCCGTATACCCACTCCAGTACTGTCTTTGTATTTAGACGTGTTTCTAGAGTGCCTAGCACTGACACTGATAATGCTTCTTCGGTATTAATAATATTGTGGCTCTTATACTTCCTCGGAAGTCTTTAAATCAGGATTTCTGtgacaaaaatcacagcaagtAATTCACACCTTCCTGTTTGGACAAACAGAACTACCTCGACAGCAAGAAATTGCTCAGCTGGAAATTCTGCACTGAGAAGAACTGAAAGGAGGCAACTGAGGGCAAGTTATGCCAATTACCCCAAGAAGTAACAATTTACTCACAGAATAACACCTATTTACCCCATCCCCATATCTGCCACCCTATTTCCTTCCTACATAGCGcataacaaacaaaaacactccaggaaaatgcacagaaatttaGCCTGGAGACATGCTTGCTACCTAAGTACCTTTTTACCTCTTTTGAGCTGAAAACAGTGTAAGTATTAATGGCTATTCATCCTAACAGCTTCAGGAAAGCCCATCCTTTGCAACAATGCTTAGCTGTAATCCCATGTTTACAAACACCTTTAATTTAAACTCTTAAATCATTGTCTTGGCTTGATCCAGCCATGTTCCTGAAGGATGAACTTTTTGCAATGTATTTTACGCATCACACATCCTAACAATAAAGTTAAGCTACTTTCTGTTGACAAAACACCATATTTAGAAGTGGGCTGTTTATTTACCCACTACTTCTTGGTTCATTTAGTTTTGCTCTGAGGAACAGGAATGCACCAGTAAAGCCAGgatttgaaggagaaaagggtgtagagaaaaggaggaggaaaggatgtagaagcagccaggaaaagtcaaaggacaaACACTTAAGTACCCCATATCAAATCCTGCGTTTTTAACACCCTGTCGATTAACTAGACCTCCCACCTCCAAGATTTTCTGTGCAAGAGTTGATCACACCGTTACCACCACAATCACAAACAAAATATATACAAGTTGTTCAGCTCCCCATGAAAAAATAATgctaatttctttcttcttcgTGCAGACAAAAAACTTTGttcccagaaaaacagaaatgtaatgATTACCCCTGCTCTGGCCAGTATTCTCCAATATTCTAATATAATCAATATATGCTCTGAAGAACAGCCCAAAGCAGTTTTAGGTTTTAAATCAACgttcaaatattcaaataaagGCTCAGTCATGTAATGTGCTCCATTGGCagtgaaagctgcagaaaattcACTGAGAGCTGTACTTTTCAGAAAACACCACTAATGTAGAGActactatagaaaaaaaaaaagttctcttgtCTCATGGAAACTGGCTAAACTCAGTGTGGTGCAAGCTTTACATATGACCCTACGAAGCACCTCTTCAAGCTTTAGACACAAGCACAAGGCAGCAGTGgcaaatatttcattagtttatgAGGTGTGTATTGTAACactgattttagtttttttctctaaagtgcgaagaaatgcaaaaataacatCAAATTTGATGCATTGCTTGAGACTGACTGACACTTCATGAGTGCTAAAAGTTGCACAAAAGTTTAATGGCCCCCACAAGAGACTGTGTTCCCCAGACCTTCAAAATATGTCGCTGCTAAAGGGaatcagacaggaaaaaaagaaaaaaaagcattagcaaATGTCACTGAGATTGAAGTCTGACACTAAGACAGACAGACTGTGATCAAAACTATGTTGGCAAGATGGATGGAGCAGAAGGGGTAGGCCTTCAAAACAATTACATTCAATAATATCCTAAAAAAAAGTGATTCAAAAATAATTCAATGGAAAAAATGCACTAGTACAGacagagcttttatttatttatttataacctCAAATCCTCAACCACAGGCAGGGTAAAATACTCTCCCACCACAGGAATAAAAATAGTACTGGCTAGAATTGTTTGTTGTAGATACATTACCTTAATAAATTTAACTCTTTTTGCTGGTTGGCAAATGCTTAACAAACAACTCTTGATTTCCCTAGAAGTATTCACTAATAATTCCTCAGTGGTTTCTGCAAGACATGGTACGCTATTCCTCATTTCAGTGTTCCTACTGTGACTCAATCATGTGGGATTGCGTCTGCTCCCTAATGGAATGATTTTAGGAATGAGAACCTAATGACAAAGTTTTCCCAGCATGAACTTCCAGTAAAACAATTCACTAAATGCTTTTATGAAACCATTTGTGAAGCTGCTAAAGTTTCTGACAATAGGAGGAGGAGGTCAAGCCCATTAAACAGTATTTATCAAAAAATAACGATTTGTGATTTAAAGCAATATAAAGTCACGATTCCTCCACCTGAAAATGAGCTCCAGCCACAAATTCATCTATCTTTTGAAAGTGAATCCCATACATCCATTATGTAAGCAGCAATGTATCAGCCACTAGGTCACGCTTTCCTGTCACAACCAGAGCAGCACATATTCTGCCCATTCCGTGTGGCTTAATATCATAAGGTTTCCTCTACGGTACTGCCTCCAGAAAATGAACAGAGCCAATTTCAATGAGCACTGAAGAATAAAACACATAGAGAAGCCCCTCAGTTTACATAAACTTATACTGCAAACGACTACAAGAAATGATGTCTGTCTTAAAAATCCACGAACAATATTGCCAGTGAGTCTCACCCTATAATCCATTTGATACAGCAGCCTCAGCTTCAACAATATATTTCTCCTCCTCAACCTAACACCAGCGTTCAACAACGCTGAACACATATGCTGTTGTTTTGCTTCATCTGACAAACACATTTCTCCTTTTCCAAGTATTTCTAACACAACAAACGTGTTTATATGTAAAAATGGAGGACTTATCAACAGAATGTCATTACCAGTAAGCCACTGTTAGCAGAGGTAACTTGCCTTATGCCATATTATTCCCTGCGGTTTTGGTCGTTTGCAATTTGTCTTGACAGTCCGTGTTGGAGTGAGTATGTAATCCACAGTTAAATCATGATCATCAAGAAGCTCTTCTGCTATGTCAACCACCTACATGGAACAAGAGATTTGGTAAATAGTTAAAAACAAATCCACTAATAATTGCGCGCTGTTCCTGATGCCTCGCAACATATGAAAATCTGCCAATGAGAGTGGAAACAAAGTAAAGATGCTACACCAACATCATTCCAAGTCTCTTCTTGAGACATACCACTCAGTAGCACACAGTTCTGACTCGTCACTTGAGAGTGGATGTTTTAACTTACCTGACAGTCATGCACAATAGTAATTACAGGTGTATCCTCCTGCACTGCACCCATTGACACCATCATTGCATATTCCATGTCTGCATAACCTTCCCCTTTTCCAATTCTCCAGCCTAAAACACGCAGAAGCAAACGGTGATAGAGAACATGGGAACAGCAGAGTGGAAAGGATGGTAGCTGTCAAAAGCACGCTATTAAACTAAGCAGTCTGCAATGGATAAACCAAGCACAGAGTCGCAACTTGTGAAAAATTCAAATCAGCGTCTCTCTCAGAACGCAACTTTCCTTGTAAACagcactgaaattaaaacaaaatattagtTTCAATGAACATCTAAAGGATCCCATGAGCCTCCCATTCAGAATAAACCAAATTTATTCCAATTCAGTTAACACAGAAGCCTATTTACCTATTGTAATTAGAACCCACTCTTCATGTCAAACATAGGTTAACTTTGTGTGGGTAGAGGAGTCTGGGGCACACACAGAGAGCATGTTACTTTTAGGCAATGGATAAAGTCAGTGGAAAATTTTTCACCACCAGCAGGTCTTCAAAAtactagaaaatgaaaaatctgatCCCCAAATAGGTACTGAATCAGCAGCTGTAATGTGTCCTTCCACACAccctggagagcagagcagatCCTCTGAACAGGTAGCCCTCTgattcttttaaaagacaaaaaaaataataaaaatttgcttGCCTGAATAGTTCTACTGAAGGCCAAAACACTGGCCTGAATGCTCTAAACCACACCGCTGTCTGCACACGGTGCCTGGCAGCACTGCTGTAAAGCAGGCATTGATTCTTCCTGGTTGGATCGGGATCAGTGATTTGTCACACAGAAGAGACAGAATTCAAGACCGTAATTCAATCCCAAAGATACGTTCGGGTCTGCCAAAAGGAACACATCGTGTAGCCTACTGACATTGTGCACTGTGATTTAAAGCTTACAAGGCTTTATCTTACCTTTTTCAGAGACAGCCACTGATCCTACAACAACCAAGTCCACTCGTGCTTTCCCATCAAGACCTACAGGCACACTGTATTCTTTTACACCCTgcaagaaaaacataattttcagCTCACAGAGCACAGAGTCTTCAAATCAGTGAGGCAGAACTCCAGAATATTTTGATAAATCCAAGTAACTCCCCACATTTCAAAGTGTTTCTTCCATGTATAGCCAAGCTGTACATGTCTGGAAAGTTATCCTCTAGGGAATCCTAGAATACATTCCCTACTACAGTGACAAGAATTTTGGCACACTTCAAGGAGAGCTAAGGGAGGTGGGCACTTTTCTAAGCAAGGTTACTTATTTAGGATCAAAAACTCGTGTTTTGAAACCCTTTATTGGACATCTATTTCTAAAAATGAAGGCAAATGACACTTCT
Encoded here:
- the MTHFSD gene encoding methenyltetrahydrofolate synthase domain-containing protein isoform X1; this translates as MDGGVRLRAGASKQDVREKVWDYLEASGLAAFPRPVHRRIPNFQGSHQACCSIKELDVFNRAREIKVDPDKPLEGVRLAALQARKTLLVPTPRLRTGLFNKIVPPSGATKEILRICATSQGVKEYSVPVGLDGKARVDLVVVGSVAVSEKGWRIGKGEGYADMEYAMMVSMGAVQEDTPVITIVHDCQVVDIAEELLDDHDLTVDYILTPTRTVKTNCKRPKPQGIIWHKVSYEMLEKIPILKSLRYREKQTGKDVTLQDEHSDLANTNTPAALNEKAMAENTRPQAAMGSAQVGQHYVESDSLSPRLGGSGMITTVYVGNIPPSVRVSELKCALREFRATPLRLNWQGAQYRAFLDYKDKATAESAVSSLKGLSLGGNTLRVELAKNQRNKGQVEINSQK
- the MTHFSD gene encoding methenyltetrahydrofolate synthase domain-containing protein isoform X2 encodes the protein MDGGVRLRAGASKQDVREKVWDYLEASGLAAFPRPVHRRIPNFQGASHAATRLLGLKEFKAANTVKINPDAPQKNARFLTLEARKTLLVPTPRLRTGLFNKIVPPSGATKEILRICATSQGVKEYSVPVGLDGKARVDLVVVGSVAVSEKGWRIGKGEGYADMEYAMMVSMGAVQEDTPVITIVHDCQVVDIAEELLDDHDLTVDYILTPTRTVKTNCKRPKPQGIIWHKVSYEMLEKIPILKSLRYREKQTGKDVTLQDEHSDLANTNTPAALNEKAMAENTRPQAAMGSAQVGQHYVESDSLSPRLGGSGMITTVYVGNIPPSVRVSELKCALREFRATPLRLNWQGAQYRAFLDYKDKATAESAVSSLKGLSLGGNTLRVELAKNQRNKGQVEINSQK